A single genomic interval of Sphingopyxis sp. CCNWLW2 harbors:
- a CDS encoding nuclear transport factor 2 family protein: MAATAQIDRPLSVAALFDRYHVGWETKDADLIASLHAEDTVFALHDGTEPVTGRERLREHCRQLFATFDFTQEMGRRLYGDDHWVFEWTMLLTLTEPGGAPFVARVGMLDVVTLNDAGEVVRKDVYPNGREMHGAFVRAGIDR; the protein is encoded by the coding sequence ATGGCCGCCACCGCACAAATCGACCGCCCCCTGTCCGTTGCCGCCTTGTTTGACCGCTATCATGTCGGCTGGGAAACGAAGGATGCCGACCTGATCGCCTCGCTCCATGCGGAGGACACGGTCTTCGCGCTCCACGACGGCACCGAGCCCGTGACGGGGCGCGAGCGGCTCCGCGAGCATTGCCGGCAGTTGTTCGCGACATTCGATTTCACGCAGGAAATGGGGCGGCGGCTCTACGGCGACGACCATTGGGTGTTCGAATGGACGATGCTGCTGACGCTCACCGAACCCGGCGGCGCGCCTTTTGTCGCGCGCGTCGGGATGCTCGACGTCGTCACGCTGAACGATGCGGGCGAGGTCGTGCGCAAGGATGTCTATCCGAACGGGCGCGAGATGCACGGCGCCTTCGTGCGTGCCGGGATCGATCGCTAG
- a CDS encoding CDP-alcohol phosphatidyltransferase family protein, whose translation MSKFEPVAKAPVRIQQNILARSERRLLNWLCARLPGWVTPDQLTTLGFAGAVLVAAGYVLSWFDSEWLGLSLLGYIVNWFGDSLDGSLARWRGIERPNYGYFVDHSVDALATLLMISAIGMSPYMRLDVALMAVIGYFLLSIHTFIAAKILGEFRLSYMAGGPTELRLMLMAMTISMPIIGGGDIHGTNFSAFDLFALVVSSILVTLFIVQTSATARMLRRRGG comes from the coding sequence ATGAGCAAGTTCGAACCCGTCGCCAAGGCGCCGGTCCGCATCCAGCAGAATATTCTCGCGCGCAGCGAACGCCGTCTTCTCAATTGGTTATGCGCGCGCCTTCCCGGTTGGGTGACGCCCGACCAACTCACCACGCTTGGCTTTGCCGGCGCGGTTCTGGTCGCTGCGGGTTATGTGCTCAGCTGGTTTGACAGCGAATGGCTCGGGCTGTCGCTCCTCGGCTATATCGTCAACTGGTTCGGCGATTCGCTCGACGGCAGCCTCGCGCGCTGGCGCGGTATCGAACGGCCGAACTATGGCTATTTCGTCGACCACAGCGTCGATGCGCTCGCGACATTGCTAATGATCAGCGCGATCGGGATGAGCCCCTATATGCGGCTCGACGTCGCGCTAATGGCGGTGATCGGCTATTTCCTGCTGTCGATCCACACCTTCATCGCCGCCAAGATCCTCGGCGAATTCCGCCTGTCCTATATGGCGGGTGGCCCGACCGAGCTGCGCCTGATGCTGATGGCGATGACGATTTCGATGCCGATCATCGGCGGCGGCGACATCCACGGCACCAATTTCTCGGCCTTCGACCTGTTCGCGCTGGTCGTCTCGAGCATCCTTGTAACGTTGTTCATCGTCCAGACGTCGGCCACGGCACGGATGCTGCGCCGCCGCGGCGGCTAG
- a CDS encoding c-type cytochrome gives MDNRNNTIAGWVLFAGICALGLTIGSSMLFASHNPEKPGYPIEDAEAGAGGGESAVPLATLLAAADPAKGEAVFAKCAACHTINSGGANGIGPNLFGALGKAHGHVPGFAYSAALKGVAGNWDFEGMNAWLTSPRKYAPGTKMSFAGLGSAEDRANLIVYMNSQGSNLPLPAAEAAPAAAEGAAPAETAAAAPAAEGAAAAPAADAAAAPAPAEAKK, from the coding sequence ATGGACAATCGCAACAATACTATTGCCGGCTGGGTGCTGTTTGCCGGCATTTGCGCGCTGGGCCTGACGATCGGGTCCAGCATGTTGTTCGCCAGCCACAATCCCGAAAAGCCCGGTTATCCGATCGAAGACGCCGAAGCCGGCGCCGGTGGCGGCGAATCGGCCGTGCCGCTCGCCACCCTGCTCGCCGCCGCCGATCCGGCGAAGGGTGAAGCGGTGTTCGCGAAATGCGCCGCGTGCCACACGATCAATTCGGGCGGCGCCAACGGCATCGGCCCGAATCTCTTCGGCGCGCTCGGCAAGGCGCATGGCCATGTCCCGGGCTTCGCCTATTCGGCGGCGCTGAAGGGCGTTGCGGGCAATTGGGATTTCGAGGGCATGAACGCATGGCTGACCAGCCCGCGTAAATATGCACCCGGTACGAAGATGTCGTTCGCCGGCCTCGGCAGCGCCGAAGATCGCGCGAACCTGATCGTCTATATGAACAGCCAGGGTTCGAACCTGCCGCTGCCCGCCGCCGAAGCGGCGCCCGCAGCCGCGGAAGGCGCCGCGCCGGCCGAGACCGCTGCCGCTGCACCGGCAGCCGAAGGCGCCGCGGCTGCTCCGGCGGCTGACGCCGCGGCTGCGCCCGCGCCGGCCGAAGCCAAGAAATGA
- the polA gene encoding DNA polymerase I: protein MSEKNHLYLVDGSSYIFRAYHRLPPLTNPKGVPVGAVYGYTTMLWKLAKDLHDADGPTHLAVILDHSSQSFRNEIYDQYKANRPEPPEDLRPQFPLIRDATRAFSLPCIEMEGFEADDLIASYAEAAVREGWDVTIVSSDKDLMQLIREPSEGPQVDMLDTMKNVRLGLEAVNEKFGVTPDLVGDVLALMGDSVDNVPGVRGVGPKTATKLIQEYGNLTAALDGAAGMKASKLRDNLIEHRAMAELSRILVDLKRDVALPDALDTLKLGAIPPLPLKTFLDEHGFRSLSAKLDLGATPGGPPTFPRANAAPVAAPAGPSTPTLPAMPPIDRSAYECVTTVEALDRWIAEARAAHVVGVDTETASLDSVTGRLVGVSMATAPGRACYIPLGHGGTDMFAEKPEQIAMEVAIGRLHALFADDAVLKVGHNLKYDIGVLAQHGVTIAPYDDTLVMSFALDAGKHQHGLDELAKLHLDHTCLTFKEMCGTGKSQISFAEVQLDRATEYAAEDADVALRLWKLLKLRLPIEGGTRVYEMVDRPLAAVVEGMERAGIMVDREYLARLSGEFATEMLRIEGEVHELAGQPFAIGSPKQLGEILFDKLGLKGGRKGKSGDWSTDLSELERLERDGVPIARKILEWRQLAKLKSTYTDALQQQINVTTGRVHTSYSLVGAQTGRLSSTDPNLQNIPIRTETGRQIRDAFIAAPGHVLIAADYSQIELRLAAHMADVPELKEAFARGDDIHSATAIELFGEVNRDTRGKAKTVNFSILYGISRWGLAGRLEVTPDEAQALIARYFERFPGISDYITDTLENARAKGYTETLFGRKTWFPRIKAANQNERAGSERAAINAPIQGTSADLIKRAMARMPKALEDAGLSDVRMLLQVHDELVFEAPEDKAEAAGAVIRAVMSGAAEPALQLSVPLEVEVGIGKSWGEAH from the coding sequence ATGTCCGAGAAGAATCATCTCTATCTGGTCGATGGCTCCAGCTACATCTTCCGCGCCTATCACCGCCTGCCGCCGCTGACGAACCCCAAGGGGGTGCCCGTCGGTGCGGTCTATGGTTACACGACGATGCTGTGGAAGCTCGCCAAGGATCTGCACGACGCCGACGGGCCGACGCACCTTGCGGTCATTCTCGACCATAGCAGCCAGTCGTTCCGCAACGAGATTTACGACCAATATAAGGCGAACCGGCCCGAACCGCCCGAGGATCTGCGCCCGCAATTCCCGCTGATCCGCGACGCGACGCGCGCTTTCTCGCTGCCCTGCATCGAGATGGAGGGTTTCGAGGCCGACGACCTCATCGCCTCCTATGCCGAAGCCGCGGTGCGCGAAGGCTGGGACGTCACGATCGTGTCGTCGGACAAGGATCTGATGCAGTTGATCCGCGAGCCCAGCGAAGGCCCGCAGGTCGACATGCTCGACACAATGAAGAATGTCCGGCTCGGGCTGGAAGCGGTAAACGAAAAGTTCGGCGTCACGCCCGATCTGGTAGGTGACGTACTCGCGCTGATGGGCGACAGTGTCGATAACGTGCCGGGCGTACGCGGTGTCGGGCCGAAGACCGCGACCAAGCTGATCCAGGAATATGGCAACCTGACCGCCGCGCTCGACGGCGCCGCGGGCATGAAGGCGTCGAAGCTGCGCGACAATCTGATCGAGCACCGCGCGATGGCCGAACTGTCGCGCATCCTCGTCGACCTGAAGCGCGATGTCGCGCTGCCCGACGCGCTCGACACGCTCAAACTCGGCGCGATCCCGCCGCTGCCGCTCAAGACTTTCCTCGACGAACATGGCTTCCGCTCGCTGTCGGCGAAGCTCGACCTTGGCGCCACGCCGGGCGGCCCGCCGACCTTCCCGCGCGCGAACGCCGCGCCGGTTGCCGCGCCCGCCGGGCCGTCGACGCCGACGTTGCCCGCGATGCCGCCCATCGACCGGTCAGCCTATGAATGCGTGACGACGGTCGAGGCGCTAGACCGCTGGATCGCCGAAGCGCGCGCCGCGCATGTCGTCGGGGTCGACACCGAAACCGCGAGCCTCGACAGCGTCACCGGCCGCCTCGTCGGGGTCAGCATGGCAACCGCGCCGGGCCGCGCCTGTTACATCCCGCTCGGCCATGGCGGCACCGATATGTTCGCCGAAAAGCCCGAGCAGATCGCGATGGAGGTCGCCATCGGCCGCCTGCACGCACTGTTCGCCGACGATGCAGTGCTGAAGGTCGGGCATAATCTGAAATATGACATCGGCGTGCTCGCGCAGCATGGCGTCACGATCGCGCCGTACGACGACACGCTGGTGATGAGTTTCGCGCTCGACGCGGGCAAGCATCAGCATGGGCTTGATGAACTCGCGAAGCTCCACCTCGATCACACCTGCCTGACCTTCAAGGAAATGTGCGGGACGGGCAAATCGCAGATCAGCTTTGCCGAAGTGCAGCTCGACCGCGCGACCGAATATGCCGCCGAGGATGCCGATGTCGCGCTGCGCCTCTGGAAGCTGCTCAAGCTGCGCCTGCCGATCGAGGGCGGGACGCGCGTCTATGAAATGGTCGACCGTCCGCTCGCCGCGGTCGTCGAAGGCATGGAGCGCGCGGGGATCATGGTCGACCGCGAATATCTCGCGCGCCTGTCGGGCGAGTTCGCGACCGAAATGCTGCGGATCGAGGGCGAAGTGCATGAGCTTGCCGGTCAGCCCTTCGCGATCGGCAGCCCCAAGCAGCTCGGCGAAATCCTGTTCGACAAGCTCGGCCTCAAAGGCGGGCGCAAGGGCAAATCGGGCGACTGGTCGACCGACCTGAGCGAGCTTGAACGATTGGAACGCGACGGCGTGCCGATCGCGCGCAAGATATTGGAATGGCGCCAGCTTGCGAAGCTGAAGTCGACCTATACCGACGCGCTGCAACAGCAGATCAATGTCACGACCGGCCGCGTCCACACGAGCTACAGCCTCGTCGGCGCGCAGACCGGACGGCTGTCGTCGACCGATCCGAACCTCCAGAACATCCCGATCCGCACCGAGACCGGGCGCCAGATCCGCGACGCCTTCATCGCGGCGCCCGGCCATGTCCTGATCGCCGCCGACTATAGCCAGATCGAGCTCAGGCTCGCCGCGCATATGGCCGACGTCCCCGAGCTCAAGGAAGCCTTTGCGCGCGGTGACGACATCCACAGCGCGACCGCGATCGAGCTGTTCGGCGAGGTCAACCGCGACACGCGCGGCAAGGCGAAGACGGTCAATTTCTCGATCCTCTACGGCATTTCGCGCTGGGGCCTCGCGGGCCGGCTCGAGGTCACGCCCGACGAGGCGCAGGCGCTGATCGCGCGTTATTTCGAGCGCTTCCCGGGGATTTCGGACTATATTACCGACACGCTCGAGAACGCCCGGGCCAAGGGCTATACCGAGACCTTGTTCGGCCGGAAAACCTGGTTCCCGCGCATCAAGGCGGCGAACCAGAACGAGCGCGCGGGGAGCGAGCGCGCCGCGATCAACGCGCCGATCCAGGGCACGAGCGCCGATTTGATCAAGCGCGCGATGGCGCGGATGCCGAAAGCGCTCGAGGATGCCGGACTCTCCGACGTCCGTATGCTGCTGCAGGTCCACGACGAACTCGTGTTCGAGGCGCCCGAGGACAAGGCCGAGGCCGCGGGCGCGGTGATCCGCGCGGTGATGTCGGGCGCCGCCGAACCGGCGCTCCAACTCTCGGTCCCGCTCGAGGTCGAGGTCGGCATCGGCAAGAGCTGGGGCGAAGCGCATTGA
- a CDS encoding MFS transporter gives MATQSIEGRADGKRVTWVVVLIALSVLLNYVDRGAIGVAAPLMKEELGLSATGFGLAVSAFFWVYAPACLFVGWLCDRFCVYRVFALGVAIWAISTALTGFAGGLVSLIILRLFLGLGESIAFPGSTKIFAAEVPAERRGIANAAVAAAIAFGPAVGVLAGGAILGEWGWRPVFWIFGAVTLLWLIPWQFAAASMRARAAAVPASDRVSIRRLLRVPALWKMSAVHFLSNYGFYFLLAWLPLYLVNTRGYSIGEMTALTTLSFTTQGVVALAGGWLSDRMVATGANEGEVRRWLMIAGQLAIGTATAGIAVADGYAMLALWLAVAGFGAGLIATNIFAVGQIFAGPRAAGSWMGVQNALGNISGIVGPIITGLIVDYLGGYGYAFATAAALSVLGALLWWKLIPEIRTLDL, from the coding sequence ATGGCGACACAATCGATCGAAGGCCGGGCTGACGGAAAACGGGTGACCTGGGTCGTCGTCCTGATCGCGCTTTCGGTCCTGCTCAACTATGTCGATCGCGGCGCGATCGGCGTCGCGGCGCCGCTGATGAAGGAGGAGCTGGGGCTGTCAGCGACGGGGTTCGGCCTCGCCGTTTCGGCCTTTTTCTGGGTCTATGCCCCCGCCTGCCTGTTCGTCGGCTGGCTCTGCGACCGATTTTGCGTCTACCGCGTCTTTGCGCTCGGCGTCGCGATCTGGGCGATCAGCACCGCGCTCACCGGTTTCGCGGGCGGGCTGGTATCGCTGATCATCCTGCGGCTGTTCCTCGGGCTGGGCGAGAGTATCGCCTTTCCCGGCAGCACCAAGATTTTCGCCGCCGAAGTCCCCGCCGAGCGGCGCGGGATCGCCAATGCTGCGGTGGCCGCCGCGATCGCCTTCGGCCCCGCGGTCGGCGTGCTCGCGGGCGGCGCGATCCTCGGCGAATGGGGCTGGCGGCCGGTCTTCTGGATTTTCGGCGCGGTGACGTTGCTGTGGCTTATTCCCTGGCAATTCGCCGCGGCGTCAATGCGGGCACGCGCAGCGGCGGTGCCGGCGAGCGACCGCGTTTCGATCCGCCGCCTCCTTCGCGTACCGGCGCTGTGGAAGATGAGCGCCGTCCATTTCCTGTCGAACTACGGCTTTTATTTCCTGCTCGCCTGGCTGCCGCTCTATCTCGTCAATACGCGCGGTTATTCGATCGGCGAAATGACCGCGCTGACGACGCTGAGCTTCACGACGCAAGGTGTCGTCGCACTCGCCGGCGGCTGGCTATCCGACCGCATGGTCGCGACGGGCGCCAATGAAGGCGAGGTGCGCCGCTGGCTGATGATCGCGGGACAGCTCGCGATCGGCACGGCGACCGCGGGCATCGCGGTCGCGGATGGCTATGCGATGCTCGCGCTGTGGCTGGCGGTCGCGGGCTTCGGCGCCGGGCTGATCGCCACGAACATCTTCGCCGTCGGCCAGATTTTCGCGGGGCCGCGCGCGGCGGGCAGCTGGATGGGGGTGCAGAATGCGCTCGGTAATATCTCGGGGATCGTCGGGCCGATCATCACCGGGCTGATCGTCGATTATCTCGGCGGCTATGGCTATGCCTTTGCGACGGCGGCCGCGCTGTCGGTGCTCGGGGCGTTGCTGTGGTGGAAGCTCATCCCCGAGATCCGCACGCTCGATCTCTAA
- a CDS encoding DUF805 domain-containing protein, producing MAEFSIRHIARRGFGGLFQAHGRDGRMQFWIFAALIFGPLIVVQFATQIALTFPSLDDIAVPPPGEATMNVKIFEAQMRGMITSAYVNIGFYLFGALLLLTATVRRLHDRGRTGWWALILPLGLFSTGLGQAERVAAAAKRMPAMLAEMERHTSPDPGAMFEWAVKANVPPGGQDWLAVTGGLLLLGLLIDLARAGTAGPNRFGSAPA from the coding sequence ATGGCTGAATTTTCGATCAGGCATATTGCGCGGCGCGGTTTCGGCGGCCTGTTTCAAGCGCATGGGCGCGATGGCCGAATGCAATTCTGGATATTCGCCGCGCTGATCTTTGGTCCGCTGATCGTCGTGCAATTTGCGACGCAGATTGCGCTGACCTTTCCGTCGCTCGATGACATAGCGGTTCCGCCGCCCGGCGAGGCGACGATGAATGTGAAGATTTTCGAAGCCCAGATGCGCGGGATGATCACTTCCGCTTATGTCAATATCGGCTTCTACCTGTTCGGTGCGCTGTTGCTGCTGACGGCGACGGTGCGGCGCCTGCACGATCGGGGACGTACGGGATGGTGGGCGTTGATCCTGCCGCTCGGCTTGTTTTCGACGGGGTTGGGACAGGCCGAGCGCGTGGCCGCCGCCGCCAAGCGCATGCCGGCCATGCTTGCGGAAATGGAACGGCATACCAGCCCGGACCCCGGCGCGATGTTCGAGTGGGCGGTCAAGGCGAATGTGCCGCCGGGCGGGCAGGATTGGCTGGCAGTCACCGGCGGCCTGCTGCTGCTCGGGCTTCTGATCGATCTCGCGCGAGCGGGCACGGCCGGACCCAATCGCTTCGGGTCCGCACCGGCGTAG
- the purT gene encoding formate-dependent phosphoribosylglycinamide formyltransferase, whose amino-acid sequence MTPTATILLLGSGELGREFVISAKRLGCRVIACDSYAGAPAMQVADGYEVFSMLDGEALRATIEKHRPDHIVPEVEAIRTEILAEVEAEGFHVVPSARAAQLTMNRDAIRDLAASELGLKTSTFEYATSREELVAAAERIGFPLVVKPVMSSSGKGQSTVKDAGGIDAAWDYAAAGMRGDRLRVIAEAFIDFDYEITLLTVRHKGGVSFCPPIGHRQERGDYRESWQPAAMSDAALAAAQDMATKVVDALGGHGIFGVEYFVKGDEVIFSELSPRPHDTGMVTLISQSLSEFDLHARAILGLPIPAVAVPDASASAVLLADRDASDFAITGLAEALTPPNDETAIDARIFGKPVTRPYRRMGVALAKVAGGTADDARAAAVAAAAKLTINYR is encoded by the coding sequence ATGACCCCTACCGCCACCATCCTTCTCCTCGGTTCGGGCGAACTCGGGCGCGAGTTCGTGATTTCGGCGAAGCGATTGGGGTGCCGCGTGATCGCGTGCGACAGCTATGCGGGCGCGCCTGCGATGCAGGTTGCCGACGGCTATGAAGTGTTCTCGATGCTCGACGGCGAGGCGCTGCGCGCCACGATCGAAAAGCATCGCCCCGACCATATCGTGCCCGAGGTCGAGGCGATCCGCACCGAAATCCTCGCCGAAGTCGAAGCCGAGGGTTTCCATGTCGTCCCGTCGGCGCGCGCGGCGCAGCTAACGATGAACCGTGACGCGATCCGCGATCTCGCCGCGAGCGAACTCGGCCTCAAGACCTCAACCTTCGAATATGCGACGAGCCGCGAGGAACTGGTCGCGGCGGCCGAACGCATCGGCTTTCCGCTCGTCGTGAAGCCCGTCATGTCGTCGTCGGGCAAGGGCCAGAGCACGGTCAAGGACGCCGGCGGCATCGACGCCGCGTGGGATTATGCCGCCGCGGGGATGCGTGGCGACCGGCTGCGCGTGATCGCCGAGGCGTTTATCGATTTCGATTACGAGATCACCTTGCTGACCGTTCGCCACAAGGGCGGCGTCAGCTTCTGCCCGCCGATCGGCCACCGCCAGGAACGCGGCGACTATCGCGAAAGCTGGCAGCCCGCCGCGATGTCCGATGCAGCGCTCGCCGCGGCGCAGGACATGGCGACGAAGGTCGTCGATGCGCTCGGCGGCCATGGCATCTTCGGCGTCGAATATTTCGTGAAGGGCGACGAAGTCATCTTCTCCGAACTCTCGCCCCGCCCGCACGACACCGGCATGGTCACGCTGATCTCACAGTCGCTGTCCGAATTCGACCTGCACGCGCGCGCGATCCTCGGCCTGCCGATCCCGGCCGTCGCGGTTCCCGACGCGAGCGCGAGCGCAGTGCTGCTCGCCGACCGTGATGCGAGTGATTTCGCAATTACGGGGCTTGCCGAAGCGCTGACCCCGCCGAACGACGAAACCGCCATCGATGCGCGCATCTTCGGCAAGCCGGTCACACGGCCCTATCGCCGCATGGGCGTCGCGCTGGCGAAGGTTGCCGGCGGCACCGCCGATGATGCGCGCGCCGCGGCAGTCGCGGCGGCAGCAAAGCTGACCATCAACTATCGATGA
- a CDS encoding AAC(3)-I family aminoglycoside N-acetyltransferase codes for MTHVRRLGTGDIAAMRGLNGLYADAFDDPETYRADRPGDDWLARQLGKDGVITLVAEADGRILGGLTAYDLPKLEAARSEIYLYDLAVDAAHRRRGIATALIAELQHIAAETGAWAVFVQADYGDDPAVALYTKLGAREDVMHFDLPPRPRN; via the coding sequence ATGACGCACGTCCGCCGCCTCGGCACGGGCGACATTGCCGCGATGCGCGGCCTCAACGGGCTTTATGCCGATGCGTTCGACGATCCTGAAACCTATCGCGCCGACCGGCCCGGCGACGACTGGCTCGCGCGCCAGCTCGGCAAGGACGGCGTGATCACGCTCGTCGCAGAGGCAGACGGCCGCATCCTCGGCGGCCTCACAGCTTATGATCTACCCAAGCTCGAGGCCGCGCGCAGCGAAATCTATCTCTACGACCTCGCGGTCGATGCCGCGCATCGCCGCCGCGGCATCGCCACCGCGCTGATCGCCGAACTCCAGCATATCGCCGCCGAAACCGGCGCTTGGGCTGTGTTCGTACAAGCCGACTATGGCGACGATCCCGCGGTTGCGCTCTATACGAAGCTCGGCGCGCGCGAGGATGTGATGCATTTCGACCTGCCGCCGCGGCCGCGAAACTGA
- a CDS encoding c-type cytochrome: protein MRLAPVLLAGALALAGCGKGETPAEAPATGEPGVEAPTPAVAPTAAMGEQVFRRCVACHTVDKGGSNGIGPNLHGVVGAAVASKPDFSYSGAMKAKGGVWDEAALDAYLKAPMKDVPGTRMAFAGVIDAADRKALILYLEEQSK from the coding sequence ATGCGGCTCGCGCCCGTCCTGCTGGCGGGCGCGCTGGCGCTCGCCGGTTGCGGCAAGGGTGAGACGCCGGCCGAGGCGCCGGCGACGGGCGAGCCCGGCGTCGAAGCGCCGACACCCGCGGTCGCACCGACCGCCGCGATGGGGGAGCAGGTCTTCCGGCGCTGCGTCGCGTGCCACACGGTCGACAAGGGCGGCAGCAACGGCATCGGCCCCAACCTGCACGGTGTCGTCGGCGCCGCGGTCGCGTCGAAGCCCGATTTTTCCTATTCAGGCGCGATGAAGGCGAAGGGCGGCGTCTGGGACGAGGCCGCGCTCGACGCCTATCTCAAGGCACCGATGAAGGATGTTCCGGGCACCCGCATGGCGTTCGCCGGCGTGATCGACGCCGCGGACCGCAAGGCGCTGATCCTGTATCTGGAAGAACAGTCGAAGTGA
- a CDS encoding methylated-DNA--[protein]-cysteine S-methyltransferase — protein MTYHCKTIWSPVGELTLVADDRGLAAILWENDKPDRVRLGALTERADHPILLETERQLGEYFAGERRSFDVPLSFAGTDFQKRVWAALLAIPFGETRSYGEIADQLGAPGASRAVGAANGRNPISIIAPCHRVVGSTGKLTGFAGGLEAKAFLLDLEQAD, from the coding sequence GTGACCTACCATTGCAAAACCATCTGGTCGCCGGTCGGCGAATTGACCCTCGTCGCCGACGACCGGGGACTCGCCGCGATCCTGTGGGAGAATGACAAGCCCGACCGCGTCCGGCTCGGCGCATTGACCGAAAGGGCGGACCATCCGATCCTGCTCGAAACCGAGCGCCAACTGGGCGAATATTTCGCGGGCGAACGCCGCAGTTTCGACGTGCCTTTGTCCTTCGCCGGGACCGATTTCCAGAAGCGCGTCTGGGCCGCCTTGCTCGCCATCCCGTTCGGCGAGACGCGCAGCTATGGCGAGATCGCGGACCAGCTCGGCGCCCCCGGGGCCTCGCGCGCGGTCGGCGCCGCCAACGGCCGCAATCCCATTTCGATCATCGCGCCATGCCACCGCGTTGTCGGATCGACCGGCAAGCTGACCGGTTTCGCCGGCGGGCTCGAGGCGAAGGCGTTCCTGCTCGATCTCGAACAAGCGGATTAG
- a CDS encoding prephenate dehydratase: MGSYSASAQHLVDEMRGAALAEPARGLAFQGAPGANSDLAAREYDPNSLPLPCYAFQDAIDAVRDGRVDRAIIPIENSLHGRVADIHFLLPESGLSIIGEHFLPIRYGLMSRDLGPVTRAMSHEQALGQCRHWLRTNNIAPVAHSDTAGAAAWVADSDEVGLAALAPPHAAELYGLTLHGTGMEDADHNTTRFVILAREPLADVAAITGPVMTTFMFEVKNIPAALYKALGGFATNGVNMTKLESYQTGDSFAATQFYCDIVGAPGDERIDRALEELDFQTKSLRLLGTYPQARARR; the protein is encoded by the coding sequence ATGGGCAGTTATTCGGCTTCGGCGCAGCATCTGGTCGACGAAATGCGGGGCGCGGCCCTCGCCGAGCCCGCGCGCGGGCTGGCGTTTCAGGGTGCGCCGGGCGCGAACAGCGACCTTGCCGCGCGCGAATATGATCCGAATTCGCTGCCGCTGCCCTGCTATGCGTTTCAGGATGCGATCGACGCGGTGCGCGACGGCCGCGTCGACCGCGCGATCATCCCGATCGAAAACAGCCTGCACGGCCGCGTTGCCGACATCCATTTCTTGCTCCCCGAATCCGGCCTGTCGATCATTGGCGAGCATTTCCTGCCGATCCGCTATGGCCTGATGAGCCGCGACCTCGGCCCCGTGACGCGCGCTATGAGCCATGAGCAGGCGCTCGGCCAGTGCCGCCACTGGCTGCGCACGAACAATATCGCGCCGGTTGCGCATAGCGACACCGCGGGCGCCGCGGCATGGGTCGCCGACAGCGACGAGGTCGGGCTTGCCGCGCTCGCGCCGCCGCACGCCGCCGAACTTTATGGGCTGACGCTCCACGGTACGGGGATGGAGGACGCCGATCATAATACGACGCGCTTCGTCATCCTTGCGCGCGAACCGCTGGCCGACGTGGCGGCGATCACCGGCCCGGTGATGACGACCTTCATGTTCGAGGTGAAGAATATTCCCGCCGCGCTCTACAAGGCACTCGGTGGCTTTGCGACCAATGGCGTCAACATGACCAAGCTCGAAAGCTATCAGACCGGCGACAGCTTCGCGGCGACGCAATTCTATTGCGATATCGTCGGCGCGCCGGGCGACGAACGGATCGATCGCGCGCTCGAGGAACTCGATTTCCAGACCAAGTCGCTGCGCCTGCTCGGCACCTACCCGCAGGCGCGGGCGCGCCGCTAA